A DNA window from Rhodococcus sp. Z13 contains the following coding sequences:
- a CDS encoding DNA polymerase III subunit delta', translating to MPGVFDRLVGQRDVEAELVAAALAARRGDTGSAMTHSWLFTGPPGSGRSVAALCFAAALQCTDEGTPGCGRCQACTTTMAGTHGDVRRVVPEGLTISVKSMRDIVQVASRRPSTGRWQVVVIEDADRLTEGAANALLKVVEEPPQRTVFLLCAPSVDPEDISVTLRSRCRHIGLVTPSADAIARVLEQTDGIDAETARWAASVSAGHVGRARRLATDAEARDNRSRALALATAVLRPATTYSAAEDLGRSAEAEAKAISAERDERETEELKTALGAGGTGKGAAGALRGSAGVLKELERTQKSRKTRTERDIMDRALIDLAGLYRDALVHSFGSAVTPNHPDMAERAADLASRTRPEALLDCIEAILDCREALAQNVKPRFALAALAARLSAAFR from the coding sequence ATGCCCGGGGTATTCGATCGGCTCGTCGGTCAACGTGATGTCGAGGCCGAACTCGTCGCGGCCGCCCTCGCGGCACGTCGAGGAGACACCGGCTCGGCGATGACGCACTCCTGGCTGTTCACCGGGCCTCCCGGTTCCGGCCGATCGGTCGCGGCCCTGTGCTTCGCCGCCGCGTTGCAGTGCACCGACGAGGGCACCCCCGGTTGCGGTCGCTGCCAGGCCTGCACCACCACGATGGCTGGTACCCACGGCGACGTCCGGCGGGTCGTGCCCGAGGGCCTGACCATCAGCGTCAAGTCGATGCGCGACATCGTGCAGGTCGCGTCGCGGCGCCCGAGCACCGGCCGGTGGCAGGTCGTGGTGATCGAGGACGCCGACCGCCTCACCGAGGGAGCTGCGAACGCGCTGCTGAAGGTGGTCGAGGAACCTCCGCAGCGCACCGTCTTCCTGTTGTGCGCGCCGTCCGTCGATCCCGAGGACATCTCGGTGACGCTCCGCTCGCGGTGCCGCCACATCGGGCTGGTCACCCCCAGCGCCGACGCCATCGCCCGCGTTCTCGAGCAGACCGACGGCATCGACGCCGAGACGGCCCGCTGGGCCGCGTCCGTCAGTGCCGGTCACGTCGGCCGGGCCCGCCGGTTGGCGACCGACGCCGAGGCCCGCGACAACCGGTCGCGAGCACTGGCCCTCGCCACCGCGGTGCTGCGGCCGGCGACGACCTACTCCGCTGCCGAGGATCTGGGCCGGAGTGCGGAGGCCGAGGCCAAGGCGATCAGCGCCGAACGCGACGAACGCGAGACCGAGGAACTGAAGACCGCGCTCGGCGCCGGGGGCACCGGCAAGGGTGCCGCGGGGGCACTGCGCGGTTCGGCCGGGGTGCTCAAGGAACTCGAACGCACCCAGAAGTCACGGAAGACGCGCACCGAGCGCGACATCATGGATCGCGCCCTGATCGACCTCGCCGGTCTGTACCGGGACGCACTGGTCCACTCCTTCGGGTCGGCGGTCACCCCCAATCACCCCGACATGGCCGAACGCGCCGCCGACCTGGCTTCCCGGACCCGCCCCGAGGCGCTGCTGGACTGCATCGAAGCGATCCTCGACTGCCGCGAGGCCCTGGCCCAGAACGTCAAACCCCGGTTCGCGCTCGCCGCCCTCGCGGCCCGGTTGAGCGCAGCTTTCCGCTAG